Proteins encoded in a region of the Puniceibacterium sp. IMCC21224 genome:
- a CDS encoding M48 family metallopeptidase, producing the protein MGDLTLPGNPPIPVILRRSARARRLSLRLSQLDGRVTLTLPQRLPQAQALAFLHEKEGWLRSNLAQQAEIVPVGRGAMVPVEGNVRQIQCVPGRGIRLEPGAILVPGDPARVAPRLLGHFKALARDRLAQASDAYATELGRPYTRLTLRDTRSRWGSCTSDGGLMYSWRLILAPPEVLRYVAAHEVAHLAEMNHSPAFWAVVTQLYGNWKTPRLWLRNHGADLHRYRFGN; encoded by the coding sequence ATGGGCGATCTCACGCTCCCCGGCAACCCTCCGATTCCTGTGATCTTGCGACGATCGGCGCGCGCGCGTCGGCTGAGCCTGCGATTGTCGCAGTTGGACGGGCGTGTGACGCTGACCTTGCCGCAGCGTTTGCCCCAGGCGCAGGCGTTGGCTTTCCTGCATGAAAAAGAGGGCTGGTTGCGCAGCAACCTGGCGCAACAAGCCGAAATCGTGCCTGTCGGGCGCGGCGCGATGGTGCCGGTCGAAGGGAATGTGCGCCAGATCCAGTGCGTTCCGGGGCGCGGCATCCGTCTAGAGCCCGGCGCGATTCTGGTGCCTGGTGATCCGGCGCGGGTGGCGCCGCGTCTGCTGGGGCATTTCAAGGCGCTGGCGCGTGACCGGCTCGCACAGGCGTCGGATGCTTACGCAACGGAACTGGGGCGACCCTACACGCGGCTGACGCTGCGTGACACCCGGTCGCGCTGGGGATCCTGTACCAGCGATGGCGGGTTGATGTATTCGTGGCGGCTGATTCTCGCCCCGCCAGAGGTGTTGCGCTATGTCGCGGCGCATGAGGTGGCGCATCTGGCCGAGATGAACCATTCGCCTGCTTTCTGGGCCGTGGTCACGCAACTCTATGGCAACTGGAAAACACCGCGTCTTTGGCTGCGAAACCATGGTGCAGATTTGCACCGTTACCGGTTTGGCAATTGA
- the trpS gene encoding tryptophan--tRNA ligase, whose amino-acid sequence MSEGVQTSPAFKTRVFSGIQPSGGLTLGNYLGALKRFADAQNQGIETIYCMVDMHAITVWQDPAALRRQTRELAAGFIASGVDPNRSILFNQSQVAEHAQLAWVFNCVARMGWMKRMTQFKDKAGKNAENASLGLFGYPALMAADILVYHATHVPVGEDQKQHLELTRDIATKFNHDYGVDFFPITEPVIEGTATRVMSLRDGSKKMSKSDPSDASRINMTDDAETIASKIRKARTDPDALPSEAKGLSERPEARNLVNIYAALSDQTVDEVLRDVGGRQFSEFKPMLADLAVAKLSPISSEMARLMQNPTEIDAILRKGADQARAIAAPILQQTYDIIGMVR is encoded by the coding sequence ATGTCCGAGGGGGTCCAAACCTCTCCCGCCTTCAAGACGCGGGTGTTTTCGGGAATACAGCCCTCGGGCGGCCTCACGCTCGGGAATTATCTTGGAGCGCTCAAACGGTTCGCCGATGCGCAAAACCAGGGCATCGAGACGATCTACTGCATGGTCGACATGCACGCCATCACGGTCTGGCAGGACCCAGCGGCGCTCCGACGCCAGACGCGCGAGCTTGCCGCGGGGTTCATCGCCTCGGGCGTCGATCCTAACCGGTCGATCCTGTTCAACCAGAGTCAGGTTGCCGAACATGCGCAACTGGCCTGGGTGTTCAACTGCGTCGCTCGCATGGGCTGGATGAAGCGCATGACCCAATTCAAGGACAAGGCCGGCAAGAACGCCGAGAATGCCTCGCTTGGGCTGTTCGGCTATCCAGCGCTGATGGCGGCCGATATTCTGGTCTACCACGCGACGCATGTGCCCGTGGGTGAGGATCAGAAACAGCATCTTGAGCTGACCCGCGACATCGCAACCAAATTCAACCATGACTACGGCGTCGATTTCTTTCCTATCACCGAACCGGTGATCGAAGGGACCGCAACCCGCGTCATGTCCCTGCGCGACGGATCAAAGAAGATGTCGAAATCCGACCCGTCGGATGCCAGCCGGATCAATATGACCGACGATGCCGAAACCATCGCGTCCAAGATCCGCAAGGCCCGAACCGATCCCGATGCCCTGCCCTCTGAGGCCAAGGGCCTGAGCGAGCGCCCCGAGGCGCGCAATCTGGTGAATATTTATGCCGCCCTGTCGGATCAGACGGTGGACGAGGTGTTGCGCGATGTTGGCGGTCGCCAGTTTTCCGAATTCAAGCCGATGCTCGCCGATCTTGCCGTGGCCAAACTGTCGCCAATATCGTCCGAGATGGCCCGCCTGATGCAGAACCCGACCGAGATCGACGCCATCCTGCGTAAAGGGGCGGATCAGGCCCGCGCCATAGCTGCGCCGATCCTGCAACAGACCTATGACATCATCGGCATGGTTCGCTGA
- the murJ gene encoding murein biosynthesis integral membrane protein MurJ, which produces MKPIRLMSGILTVGFWTLASRVLGVAREIIILALIGPGPVLDAFVAAFRLPNMFRRFFAEGAFNAAFVPMFSKKYEAGDDPIKFARDAMNGLSFVLLILTALALIFMPALVYATAGGFAGTDRFDLTVGYGRIVFPYIFFISLAALFSGALNAAGHFAAAAAAPVFLNIFVITAMVAAYYAGGDVVTALVWIVPLAGVAQLALVSYAADQAGISLRPGRPRLTPDMKRLTRVAIPAALAGGVMQINLLVGQQVASNFEKAVGWLYAADRLYQLPLGVVGIAVGIVLLPDLSRRLKAGDDTGGQAALSRAGEISLALTIPCAVALVVIPLPMVSVLFQRGATSSDDAAAIAMAVALYGLALPAFVLQKVLQPLFFAREDTRTPFVYAVWSMLVNAGLAIGLAPVLGWVAPAIATSVAGWVMVVLLIVGGRRLGPVARFDARFRRRLWRICLASALMGVGLLATTLLLGPLLVAPGWRYLALLVLLIAGAIVYGAAGQAVGAFRLSEFSTALRRRPRKP; this is translated from the coding sequence ATGAAGCCTATCCGCCTGATGTCAGGCATTCTCACGGTCGGGTTCTGGACCCTTGCCAGTCGCGTCCTTGGGGTTGCACGAGAAATCATAATCCTCGCGTTGATTGGGCCAGGTCCGGTCCTAGACGCCTTTGTCGCGGCCTTTCGCCTGCCCAACATGTTCCGCCGCTTCTTTGCCGAGGGGGCGTTTAACGCCGCCTTTGTGCCGATGTTTTCGAAAAAGTACGAAGCTGGTGACGATCCGATAAAATTTGCCCGCGATGCGATGAACGGGCTGAGCTTTGTACTGCTGATCCTGACCGCTCTGGCGCTGATCTTCATGCCGGCGCTGGTCTACGCCACGGCGGGTGGCTTTGCCGGGACTGACCGCTTCGATCTGACCGTTGGCTATGGGCGTATCGTGTTTCCCTATATTTTCTTTATCTCGCTGGCGGCGCTGTTCTCGGGCGCATTGAATGCGGCAGGACATTTCGCTGCTGCTGCAGCCGCGCCTGTCTTTCTTAATATCTTTGTGATCACCGCGATGGTTGCGGCATATTATGCCGGCGGCGACGTGGTGACTGCACTGGTCTGGATCGTACCGCTGGCCGGTGTCGCGCAGCTTGCGCTGGTCTCGTACGCTGCCGATCAGGCCGGAATCAGCCTGCGCCCCGGTCGTCCGCGCCTGACACCGGACATGAAGCGTCTGACACGTGTCGCCATTCCTGCTGCACTCGCGGGCGGGGTGATGCAGATCAACCTGCTTGTCGGTCAGCAAGTGGCGTCGAACTTCGAAAAGGCGGTTGGCTGGCTCTATGCTGCGGACCGATTGTATCAGTTGCCGCTGGGCGTTGTCGGGATCGCTGTCGGGATCGTGCTGCTGCCAGATCTGTCCCGCAGGCTCAAGGCCGGTGATGACACTGGCGGACAGGCCGCACTCAGCCGCGCGGGCGAGATTTCGCTGGCACTGACCATCCCCTGTGCCGTGGCACTGGTGGTGATTCCGCTGCCGATGGTGTCGGTCCTGTTCCAACGCGGTGCCACCAGTTCGGACGATGCCGCCGCCATCGCCATGGCTGTCGCTCTCTATGGCCTCGCCCTGCCGGCTTTCGTTCTCCAAAAGGTATTGCAGCCGCTGTTCTTTGCCCGTGAGGATACACGGACACCGTTTGTCTACGCAGTCTGGTCGATGCTGGTGAACGCAGGGCTGGCTATTGGTCTGGCCCCGGTTCTGGGCTGGGTTGCCCCGGCGATCGCTACCTCGGTCGCGGGCTGGGTCATGGTTGTCCTGCTGATCGTCGGCGGCCGCCGCCTGGGCCCCGTAGCGCGATTCGATGCGCGGTTCCGCCGCCGCCTGTGGCGTATTTGCCTGGCTTCTGCGCTGATGGGGGTCGGACTGCTGGCGACCACCCTTCTGCTGGGGCCGCTGCTGGTCGCACCGGGCTGGCGTTACCTTGCATTGCTGGTCCTGCTGATTGCGGGCGCTATAGTTTATGGCGCCGCCGGACAGGCGGTCGGCGCCTTCCGCCTATCCGAATTTAGCACAGCCCTCCGCAGGAGACCTCGCAAACCATGA
- a CDS encoding IS3 family transposase (programmed frameshift), producing MKASKFTDAQKAFIVKQGNEGTTVAEICRKSGISPATYFNWKKKYEGLMPSEMRRLRDLEDENNRLKRIVADLTLDREMLQDVIKRKPLRPDRKRELVDGMRSDWRVSIRKACGALRFDCSTYHYKSRRTDPAALKKRIKEICETRVRYGYRRVHFVLQREGWPVNAKKTYRIYKEMGLQLRNKTPKRRVKAKLRDARTEAVKNNDVWAMDFVHDQLATGRKLRVLTVVDTFSRYVPILDVRFNYRGEDVVKSLDLACAKIGYPKTIRVDNGPEFISRDLDLWAYHRGVVLDFSRPGKPTDNAFIEAFNGKFRQECLNAHWFLSLADAAEKVETWRRYYNEERPHSAIGNKSPIMLVKSEGETSPPI from the exons ATGAAAGCATCCAAATTCACGGACGCCCAAAAGGCGTTTATTGTTAAGCAAGGTAATGAGGGCACGACGGTTGCGGAGATTTGCCGCAAGTCCGGGATAAGTCCGGCGACGTATTTCAACTGGAAGAAAAAGTATGAGGGGCTGATGCCGTCAGAGATGCGCCGGTTGCGTGATCTGGAAGACGAGAACAACCGTTTGAAACGGATTGTCGCTGATCTGACGTTGGATCGTGAGATGTTGCAGGACGTTATCAAGCGAAAGC CTCTAAGGCCGGATCGAAAGCGTGAGCTTGTCGATGGGATGCGGTCTGATTGGCGTGTGTCGATCCGAAAGGCATGTGGTGCTTTGCGGTTTGATTGCTCGACCTATCATTACAAATCCCGCCGCACCGATCCGGCCGCGTTGAAAAAGCGCATTAAGGAGATTTGTGAGACACGCGTTCGATATGGATATCGGCGCGTCCATTTTGTGTTGCAGCGTGAGGGTTGGCCAGTGAACGCTAAAAAAACATATCGTATTTACAAGGAGATGGGTCTTCAACTGCGCAACAAGACACCGAAACGTCGCGTGAAAGCGAAGCTGCGGGATGCTCGCACAGAAGCTGTGAAGAATAACGACGTCTGGGCAATGGATTTTGTGCATGATCAACTCGCCACAGGCCGCAAATTGCGCGTTTTGACCGTCGTCGATACGTTCTCGCGCTATGTGCCAATTCTAGACGTAAGGTTCAATTATCGCGGTGAGGATGTGGTTAAATCTCTTGATCTGGCTTGTGCCAAGATTGGGTATCCTAAGACCATTCGAGTCGATAATGGGCCGGAATTTATCTCTCGGGATCTGGATCTGTGGGCTTATCATCGGGGCGTGGTTTTGGATTTTAGCAGGCCAGGAAAACCGACAGACAACGCCTTCATCGAGGCCTTCAACGGTAAGTTTCGCCAGGAATGTTTGAACGCGCATTGGTTCTTGAGCCTTGCGGATGCGGCAGAAAAGGTGGAGACTTGGCGTAGATACTACAACGAAGAACGGCCCCACAGCGCGATCGGAAACAAGTCACCGATCATGCTCGTAAAATCAGAAGGTGAAACCAGCCCACCGATCTGA
- a CDS encoding rhomboid family intramembrane serine protease gives MQSDHNASPVNPLPPVVVALFLMMAGVELAFSLGARGIVGGPGAIGWRLEAIQTYAFSGDILDWMLATGQYPVRHLMRFVTYPFVHGSFSHAMFACVMLLALGKMVGEALGQMATLAIFVVSGIGGALAYGLALNDPVPLLGAFPSIYGLIGAFTYLLWLRLGQMGAQQIRAFSLIGILLGIQLVFGLFFGSGNDWLADVAGFAVGFASSVALVPGGLARLLDRVRRD, from the coding sequence ATGCAAAGCGACCACAACGCCAGCCCCGTAAATCCGTTGCCGCCCGTGGTGGTGGCGCTGTTCCTGATGATGGCGGGGGTCGAACTGGCCTTTTCGCTGGGTGCGCGCGGTATTGTGGGCGGACCGGGGGCCATAGGCTGGCGGCTTGAGGCGATCCAGACCTATGCATTTTCCGGCGATATCCTCGACTGGATGTTGGCGACCGGGCAATATCCGGTGCGGCATTTGATGCGGTTTGTCACCTATCCCTTTGTCCATGGCAGTTTCAGCCACGCGATGTTCGCCTGCGTGATGCTGCTGGCGCTGGGCAAAATGGTCGGCGAGGCGCTGGGCCAGATGGCAACGCTGGCGATCTTTGTGGTGTCGGGTATCGGCGGGGCGCTGGCCTATGGCCTGGCGCTGAATGACCCGGTGCCGCTGCTCGGGGCATTTCCGTCGATCTACGGGCTGATCGGGGCCTTTACCTATCTGCTATGGCTTCGGCTGGGACAGATGGGCGCGCAGCAGATCCGGGCGTTTTCGCTGATCGGCATCCTGCTGGGGATTCAGTTGGTGTTTGGTCTGTTTTTTGGTAGCGGCAATGACTGGCTGGCGGATGTGGCGGGCTTTGCCGTGGGATTTGCGAGTTCGGTGGCATTGGTGCCGGGCGGCTTGGCGCGGTTGCTGGATCGGGTGCGCCGGGACTAA
- a CDS encoding TIGR02300 family protein: MPKEEWGVKRVCPTTGKRFYDLNKNPIISPYTGEVVEVDVNKRSMIAADAADGATRKAKVKEDEDEDVLDEDDVDLDDDDDVLADDDDDDENVSLDDIKDVATDDD; this comes from the coding sequence ATGCCCAAAGAAGAATGGGGCGTCAAGCGCGTCTGCCCGACGACCGGCAAACGGTTTTATGACCTGAACAAGAACCCGATCATCAGCCCCTACACGGGCGAGGTTGTCGAGGTTGATGTCAACAAACGCAGCATGATCGCGGCGGACGCGGCCGATGGCGCGACCCGCAAAGCCAAGGTTAAAGAGGACGAAGACGAAGACGTTCTCGACGAAGATGATGTGGATCTGGACGACGACGACGATGTTCTGGCGGATGACGACGACGATGACGAGAACGTCTCGCTCGACGATATCAAGGACGTTGCAACCGACGACGACTGA
- a CDS encoding GntR family transcriptional regulator — MRSVPRTQEAVVSAHDRVYRGLRSRIMLGQIAPGEPLTLRGIGRSFEVSMTPAREAVQRLVAEGALSMSNSGRVSTPELSNERIEELAALRALIEVELASRALPRAHMALIDRLQAVDGTILQAVSNRDAVGYIRGNLEFHRTLYLRSQAPAMLAMAETVWLQLGPTMRALYDRLRRTEAPQFHRLIIAALKAGDEPGLRLAVRSDVTQGLRMLIN; from the coding sequence ATGAGAAGTGTTCCACGTACACAAGAGGCCGTCGTTTCGGCCCATGACCGGGTCTACCGCGGGCTGCGGTCGCGGATCATGCTGGGACAGATTGCTCCGGGTGAACCGCTGACCCTGCGCGGCATCGGTCGGTCGTTTGAGGTGTCGATGACACCCGCCCGCGAAGCGGTGCAGCGGCTGGTTGCCGAAGGCGCGTTGTCAATGTCGAACTCGGGGCGGGTTTCGACGCCGGAGCTGAGCAATGAGCGGATCGAGGAGTTGGCGGCGCTACGTGCCTTGATCGAGGTCGAGCTGGCCAGCCGGGCGCTGCCAAGGGCGCATATGGCCTTGATAGATCGGTTGCAGGCCGTCGATGGCACCATTTTGCAGGCGGTATCGAACCGCGATGCGGTGGGCTATATCCGTGGCAATCTGGAATTTCACCGAACCTTGTACCTGCGTTCCCAAGCGCCCGCGATGCTGGCCATGGCAGAAACCGTCTGGCTGCAACTTGGCCCTACCATGCGCGCGCTTTACGATCGACTGCGTCGCACCGAGGCGCCGCAGTTTCACCGACTGATCATTGCGGCCCTCAAGGCGGGGGACGAGCCGGGGCTGCGGCTCGCCGTGCGGTCGGACGTCACGCAGGGTCTGCGTATGCTGATCAACTGA
- a CDS encoding phospholipase D family protein has translation MTLTPLITAAEGFPALERLVASAQKELVLSFRIIDPHTRLRAPELREQGLATWGDLLADAARRGVRLRLILADFDPLFMPDLHRLAWASASGFAEAADGDVQILCARHGQKLGRVWQLIFGSMIREKVGELAQDDPQRLTPVQRKIKDQRPTLYPVTLHQKCAVADGRLCVIGGLDINERRFDDASHDRAPNQTWHDVSMKVSGDFAGTLRAHLADTWNAALEAGAASLAGRAQPMDNSAIPQSTPDLRLVRTVSRPKLGALAFGPTSLITDHIKTLIATIGAARRHIYIETQFLRYQPIAKALADAAANAPELQLVILLPAAEDRVLFEGTRSWDARHGHALQMAALDQLQTAYGERVALVAPGQTAEKNHDGPLLYGAGPIYIHSKVLLIDDEVGLVGSANLNGRSMLWDTEASVLFRDSAVVADLRRRLAGIWLGPDAEGADVTLAATWNRAARANAALSVEAREGFVLPFPMTPGRRFARRLPIVPDNFF, from the coding sequence ATGACGCTCACCCCCCTCATCACTGCCGCCGAGGGGTTTCCCGCCCTCGAACGGCTGGTCGCCAGCGCCCAGAAAGAACTGGTGCTGTCGTTCCGCATCATTGACCCGCACACCCGTTTGCGCGCGCCGGAACTGCGCGAACAGGGTCTCGCGACCTGGGGCGACTTGCTGGCAGATGCGGCCCGGCGCGGGGTTCGGCTGCGGCTGATTCTGGCGGATTTTGACCCGCTTTTTATGCCGGATCTGCACCGGTTGGCCTGGGCTTCTGCCAGCGGCTTTGCAGAAGCGGCGGACGGCGATGTGCAAATCCTCTGCGCGCGGCACGGCCAAAAGCTGGGGCGGGTCTGGCAACTGATCTTTGGTTCGATGATCCGCGAAAAGGTCGGCGAACTGGCGCAGGATGATCCGCAACGCCTGACCCCGGTGCAGCGCAAGATCAAAGACCAGCGCCCGACGCTGTATCCCGTGACGCTGCACCAGAAATGCGCTGTGGCCGATGGCCGCCTCTGCGTGATCGGCGGGCTGGACATCAACGAACGCCGTTTTGACGATGCCAGCCACGACCGCGCGCCCAATCAAACCTGGCATGACGTCAGCATGAAGGTCAGCGGCGATTTCGCGGGCACGTTGCGCGCGCATCTTGCCGACACCTGGAATGCCGCGCTTGAGGCCGGGGCAGCTTCGCTGGCTGGGCGGGCGCAGCCGATGGACAACAGCGCCATTCCGCAAAGCACGCCGGATCTGCGACTGGTGCGGACAGTGTCGCGGCCCAAACTGGGCGCACTTGCCTTTGGTCCGACATCACTGATCACCGACCACATCAAAACGCTGATTGCAACGATTGGAGCGGCGCGCCGTCATATCTATATCGAGACGCAGTTCCTGCGCTATCAGCCCATTGCCAAAGCGCTGGCCGACGCCGCGGCGAACGCGCCCGAGCTGCAGTTGGTCATCCTGCTTCCCGCTGCCGAAGACCGCGTGCTGTTCGAGGGCACCCGCAGTTGGGATGCCCGCCACGGGCACGCACTCCAGATGGCTGCGCTGGATCAACTTCAGACGGCGTATGGTGAACGTGTGGCCTTGGTCGCGCCGGGCCAGACAGCCGAAAAGAATCATGACGGCCCGCTGCTGTATGGGGCTGGGCCAATTTACATCCACTCCAAGGTGTTGTTGATCGACGATGAGGTCGGGCTGGTCGGGTCGGCCAACCTGAATGGTCGCTCGATGCTGTGGGATACCGAAGCATCGGTGCTGTTCCGCGACAGCGCTGTGGTTGCGGACTTGCGGCGACGTCTCGCCGGTATTTGGCTGGGACCGGACGCAGAGGGCGCGGACGTGACCCTGGCCGCGACCTGGAACCGCGCTGCCCGAGCCAACGCAGCCTTGTCAGTTGAAGCGCGAGAGGGCTTTGTCCTGCCGTTCCCGATGACGCCGGGGCGCCGGTTTGCCCGCCGCCTGCCAATCGTGCCGGACAATTTCTTTTAG
- a CDS encoding serine hydrolase — MLDIAHESTVGAYGFYGSTAAIQFGDGTRWTDATGVTGPTSASQGGRALVVDDRFHIGSQTKTYTGTVVLQFVDDGVVSLDDTLQHWYELQPDATSALSVMSQSLRETLTIHDLLSMRTGVAEYLAGPDPIHPGQTVLDVWNANDGDYDLTRQELLTASLAQAPTMTPGDQNTFEYSNANFMLAGIIAEAASCQAGNCRDIGTLITDEVITPLNLTNTLYPIGIEWGTDQHTNGTWDQYGTLSDFTDTTPSVPNSAGAMISNIEDQLNWLVEVSTNAQGTLDPAVFAERLVNTTDMNGMIGTIKGGYGLGIYGQHSTETGAFMLGHGGELSGYQTLMFHYPGDTTTPLDDLFIVSDLNTFLNLPSDRDFLPSDINSVYYDLQKTVFLYNAYQDNPGGCTSDATGTTCTATTVADTTMTVSDAFTIQPSGQRWIETDVGFDAAVPTYVYYGNNGVGVTATDTTITVEADGIIEGYGNELTLLQLGGNSNTVDVFGEVEATGASAVAIDASSSSDDTINVAATGNIAGDILATGGSDAVHINGAVLGDISLGSAARLDGVGMVMGMVDGTGTTAPGMPGGTTASSMTVSRFEPTGGMLEINVFGNAGTANILLVDEQKSEGFAVSHTGIAVLDNSTLRLTGTPLSGDIQTPILTAVNGLTGTFSQIDDTAGVLDASSGRLQYNLVYTTNSVLLTSTSPAAFDAVAAGSYNDSLSVLDQALSQSEGMARNTPSRPFGFARGLGSFASYDKEDGVAGFDIGTSGLMGGIGGPLGSGGYYALSVAQTQSSASVSDGGATQDIDNLSAGFSVGFGVGALDVSASVFYGKADVDYSRETGAGTAHGSTDQQRWSAIVGVGQTIEHGNWRPSWRSSLAYFHVSEDAFTESASSGVAMSFDERSYERLRLGLGVKAERQPRDLTLSPWVSADVFYHADTDSSDIRYRTAGTSGSLKARSAEGIELRVGAGASYTAGSGAIWSAGITASGGDLATTVRLDARLGLDF; from the coding sequence TTGCTGGACATCGCTCACGAATCGACTGTTGGCGCATACGGATTCTATGGGTCAACTGCTGCAATTCAGTTTGGTGACGGCACCCGATGGACCGACGCCACAGGGGTCACCGGACCGACCTCTGCTTCGCAGGGCGGTCGCGCGCTAGTTGTGGACGACAGGTTTCACATCGGCAGTCAAACCAAGACGTATACCGGCACTGTCGTGCTGCAATTTGTCGATGATGGCGTTGTCAGCCTCGATGACACCCTCCAACACTGGTACGAATTGCAACCCGACGCAACCTCAGCGCTGTCGGTGATGTCACAAAGCCTGCGCGAGACCCTGACCATACACGATTTGCTGTCGATGCGCACCGGGGTTGCAGAATATTTGGCCGGTCCTGATCCGATCCATCCCGGCCAGACAGTGCTGGACGTCTGGAACGCCAACGACGGCGACTATGATCTGACCCGGCAGGAACTGCTAACCGCAAGCCTTGCTCAAGCGCCAACCATGACACCCGGCGACCAGAACACATTTGAATATTCGAACGCGAACTTCATGCTTGCCGGGATCATTGCCGAGGCGGCAAGTTGTCAGGCTGGAAACTGCCGCGACATCGGCACGCTGATCACAGACGAGGTGATTACGCCGCTGAACCTGACCAACACGCTATACCCCATAGGCATCGAGTGGGGGACCGACCAGCACACCAACGGCACGTGGGACCAATACGGCACGCTCAGCGACTTTACCGATACGACGCCATCGGTGCCAAACTCTGCCGGCGCAATGATCTCGAACATAGAGGACCAGCTGAACTGGCTGGTCGAAGTGAGCACCAATGCCCAAGGCACGCTGGACCCTGCCGTCTTTGCGGAACGCCTGGTCAACACCACGGACATGAACGGCATGATCGGCACGATCAAAGGTGGCTACGGTCTGGGCATCTACGGGCAGCACAGCACTGAAACCGGCGCATTCATGCTGGGCCACGGCGGCGAGCTGAGCGGCTATCAGACGTTGATGTTCCACTATCCCGGCGACACCACTACACCACTGGATGACCTCTTTATCGTCAGCGATCTTAACACGTTTCTGAACCTGCCGTCCGACCGGGATTTTCTGCCATCAGATATCAACAGCGTTTACTACGACCTGCAAAAAACCGTGTTTCTGTATAACGCCTATCAGGACAATCCGGGCGGATGCACCTCTGACGCGACAGGAACCACTTGCACCGCCACCACTGTTGCAGACACAACGATGACAGTCAGCGACGCCTTTACCATCCAGCCCTCGGGGCAGCGCTGGATTGAGACAGACGTTGGATTTGACGCGGCCGTGCCGACATATGTTTACTACGGCAACAATGGCGTTGGCGTGACCGCAACCGATACGACCATCACAGTCGAAGCTGACGGTATCATCGAAGGCTATGGCAACGAACTGACCCTGTTGCAACTGGGCGGCAACAGCAACACCGTCGATGTGTTCGGCGAGGTTGAGGCCACCGGAGCCAGCGCCGTGGCGATCGACGCCAGTTCGAGTTCGGACGATACGATCAATGTCGCGGCAACTGGCAATATCGCCGGCGACATCCTGGCCACCGGCGGAAGTGACGCGGTACATATCAACGGGGCCGTGCTGGGCGACATCAGCTTGGGCAGCGCCGCGCGTCTGGACGGTGTTGGCATGGTGATGGGAATGGTCGATGGCACAGGTACCACAGCCCCCGGAATGCCGGGCGGCACCACTGCTTCCTCGATGACCGTTTCGCGGTTTGAACCGACCGGCGGCATGCTTGAAATCAACGTGTTTGGCAACGCAGGCACTGCAAATATCCTTTTGGTCGACGAACAAAAGTCCGAGGGCTTTGCCGTCTCTCACACAGGGATCGCAGTTCTGGACAACAGCACGCTTCGCCTGACGGGTACGCCGCTGAGCGGCGATATTCAGACTCCGATCCTGACAGCGGTCAACGGCCTGACCGGCACATTTTCACAGATCGACGATACCGCTGGGGTGCTTGACGCGTCATCCGGTCGCCTGCAGTACAATCTGGTCTACACCACCAACAGCGTTCTACTGACCAGCACCAGCCCGGCGGCCTTTGATGCCGTGGCAGCCGGCAGCTACAACGACAGCCTCTCGGTTCTGGATCAGGCACTGAGCCAGTCCGAGGGTATGGCACGCAACACCCCGTCCCGCCCCTTTGGATTCGCCCGCGGGCTGGGGTCCTTTGCCTCGTATGACAAAGAGGATGGCGTCGCCGGGTTTGATATCGGCACCAGCGGGTTGATGGGGGGGATCGGCGGGCCGCTTGGATCTGGCGGCTACTACGCGCTGTCCGTGGCTCAGACCCAATCCAGCGCCAGCGTCAGTGATGGCGGCGCGACCCAGGATATCGACAACCTATCCGCGGGGTTTAGCGTCGGGTTCGGGGTTGGCGCGCTCGACGTCTCGGCGTCGGTGTTCTACGGCAAAGCAGATGTCGATTACAGCCGCGAGACTGGCGCGGGCACCGCCCATGGCAGCACCGACCAACAGCGCTGGAGCGCGATCGTCGGCGTCGGCCAGACCATCGAACACGGCAACTGGCGCCCAAGCTGGCGCTCGAGTCTGGCTTACTTCCATGTGAGCGAGGACGCCTTTACCGAATCCGCGTCGTCCGGCGTCGCGATGAGCTTTGATGAACGCAGCTATGAACGCCTGCGGCTTGGCCTGGGGGTCAAGGCGGAACGCCAGCCGCGCGATCTGACGCTGTCGCCCTGGGTCAGTGCCGATGTATTTTACCATGCCGACACAGACAGTTCCGACATTCGCTACCGCACCGCGGGCACCAGCGGATCACTAAAGGCACGGTCAGCCGAGGGGATCGAACTGCGCGTCGGTGCCGGTGCGTCCTACACTGCGGGTTCTGGCGCGATCTGGAGCGCGGGCATCACCGCAAGTGGTGGTGACCTCGCGACGACTGTCCGGCTCGATGCGCGATTAGGCTTGGATTTCTGA